The window TGTTGCCCATTCTTCTGGGTGTTCTTtggggttgagggcaggactctgtgcaggccagtcaagttcatcaaAATCAAACTTTCTCAtcgtgtctttatgaaccttgatttgtgcgcTGACGTACCGCCGTGTTggaacagaatcagaatcagaatcatctttatttgccaagtatgtccaaaaacacacaaggaatttgtctccggtcgttggagccgctctagtacaacaaacagtcaatttacagaacactttggggacataaagacattgacaaaaaacaatggtgcaaaaagatgcagagtcctctagcacttagagcagttcgaacgactaatattgcaatagtccggtgcaatgaccattgtgcaaagggcgctgagacttcaaggagtgtatgcggtttaaagtgacgagtagtgcgatcatctgggacaatgtcggttgtgcaaatgttacaggaaGGAGCCATCTCCaaattgttcccacaaagttgtaaATAGCTGAAATATTCGCCCCCGAGGagctctgaatgcttcagcgtaccaagagattttggacaggcgaacagtttggggatttccCCATCCTGTTCcgacatgtctgtgcaccagtgcacaaagcaaggtccataaagaatTTGGTGCGGATGAACTCGAGTCCTCATCTCAACCCCACAGAACACATTTGGTGTTGATTTGGAGCAGACGGTGAGCAAGGCCTTGtggtccaacatcagtgtgtgacctcacaaatatgctcctgcaAGAAAGGGCACAAATTCCCATCAAGTCACTCCTAAACCTCGTGGAAAACCTTTTAAGAAGGTATAACTGCAGAGGGTAGAGCGACGTTATATtcgattaagaatgggatgccACTTcaattcatatgtgagtcaaggatGGTGAGCAAATACCTTTGGACTGCCAAATGAAATgaacgtgtctgtgtgtgtgtgtgtgtgtgtgtgtaggatcgcaggggggtggggaggggtcAGCAGCTGGACGCCATTGACGGGTATACTGCACAACGTCATTGTGTGACTCGACTGCGACTTCACTTCTGTCGTCTCTCGCAGGGAGGACGGGGCCAGTGGGCGGGGTCTGAGCAAGATGGAGGCGCTGCACGATCGCCGGCCGGAGCTTCAGGTGAGTGAGCCGCTCGGTGGCGACCATCTTGTTTTCCCCGCCGGTGCACATTGTCTCCGTCCGTCGTTGGCCTGTGCGTCACAGAATCGACCGCTGCGGTCGGCCCTCGGCATCGTCACGCGCCGCACGCCGGACGACCCGGCCCGGCGCGGCGCTCAGCAGGTGGACGTTGCaggtacgcacgcacgcacgcacgcacgcacgcacgcacacgtcgTCATGTCTATGCTGACCAGCAGGTAGCAGCGTTGCCTATGAGATGGTTTGTGTTACCATGGAAACGGGACAGTAGCCACTCCATTCAGCTTGGTGGGCTGAATACTGGTTGTCGTGGCAACAAGGCTGTGGCTATTTTTAGTCTCTCAGCTCAATGTCGGGGGGTTGTGTGATGCTCTTGCAGCCCCCCATGCgacccccaccctcccccctctggattcaatttgttttgttgtattaatGAAAGGGGTGGAGCCAAAAGACGGTCATAGTAATGTCTGTTTATGTTGTATTTTGAATTAGCGACCGTCATCAACCCGTCGGCGAGGGCCGGCATGGAGACTGACCCGGTTACCAAGGCAACATGCACCGACCAcaccaggtgtgtgtgtgtgcgtgtccacGTGTGTTGTCCTCAGAAGAACATCCGCACCCGATTATAAATTCATCTTCCTACCATTTCCATAcgtctccatggcaacaccCACGTTtccattgtgtgcgtgtgtctgcgtgAGAATTAGGTTTACAGGTTTGATGTATCCCATAATGCATCAGTGTTTTGGTGGTGGTAACACCCTcctgtctctctcacacacacacgtacgtgtTGAAGATGTTAAGTCGACAAAACGCTTTGTCtgcaagtgtgtgtgggcgGCGATGTCGCTCACTGCCAGGTGCCGCGGCGTGGCGCTCTTAACGTGTGTCGGATTCCTCAGGGCGACACAGTgaagccccgccccctcccgCTCTGCAGCAGCCTCGTGAAAGGGGGGAAATCTCTCCCTCCCCGCACTCTGTTGTCTGGTCCCGCATTTTTCGGCGTGCGCTCGGCAGAGGCGGCAGGCAGGCGGGCGGGCGGCCCAGGGACCGGTCATGTCCTCCCCGGCGCCGTTGGCGCGCAGACGATCCTGTTACCTCTGCGACCTGCCCCGCATGTCCTGGGCCATGATCTGGGACTTCAGCGAGCCCGTGTGCCGCGGCTGCGTCAATTACGAGGGCGCGGACCGGATCGAGTTCGCCGTCGAAACCGCCCGCCGCCTGAGGCGGACTCACGGCCTTCGTGAATCCAAAAGCGGGAAGGAGATCCTCAGCCAGCATTTGGCGGACGGACCCGGAAAGTCTCAGCGGCCCTCTTCGGATCGGTACTCCCTGCTCGGCGCGGACACCCGGGTCAGGTCGGACCGAGGTAGGCTTCCTAACGGGCTCGGGTCGCCGAACGGGTTCAAACCGGACGACGGACCGCCCGAGCTGAACCGTCAAAGCCCGAACTCCAGGAGCAGGATTCACGGGGGTCCGGCGTCGGCGCCGGGACTCGTTAACGTGCCGCCCGACCTGCTGCCCCAGATGCCGGCGAATGGACCGAGCGCACGGGACGTGGCCGGCGGAAGCGCGCCGCAGGGCTCCGCGCTCGGTCCGGTGTGTCCGAATGAGCCGTCCGGGAAACGGGAGCGGGACCGGGAGACGAAAGACAAGCAGAGGAACGCAGAGACACTGAGCGAGCTGAGCGAAAGCCTTCGGAACCGTCAGGAGGACTGGGCCGGCAAGCCTAAGATGGTTCGCGACACCCTGGCCACTCTGTCAGGGTGTACGCCCTTCGAGGTCCGCTTCAAGAAGGACCACGGCCTGGTGGGCCGCGTTTTCGCCTTCGACGGCGTGCCCAAATCCGGCGTGGACTACGAGCTGAAGATCTTCATCGAGTACCCGAGCGGGTCTGGCAACGTGTTCTCCAGCGCCTCGGGGGTGGCCAAGCAGATGTACCACGACTGCGTGAAGGACCTGGGCCGAGGTCCGTCCTCCGGGTTCAAGTATCTGGAGTACGAGAAGAAGCACGGTTCTGGTGACTGGCGGCCGCTCGGTGATTTGTTGCCAGAACCTCTGCGGGTCTTCAAGGACCGCGTGGGGGGGGATATGCTGCCGCAGCCCCACGTCGACGGCACCCACTCGCTGTCGCCCGCCTCCCCGCTGCCCTCTGCCCGGGCCCGGGCCCCGTGCGGTTCCCGGAAGAGGAAGTCCTCCCCGGAACCGGATTCGGCCGAGAGCGGCCCGAAGCTGACGGAGGAGCGGCACCGGCAGTGGCTCGCCGACCAGGCCGGAGCGCTCAAATTGTCCTGCGGCGGCACCCGGCTCGCTGCCGCCCCGGGCCGCTCCGCCCCGCCCGAGTCCGTCGAGTCCCCCGCGGTCGCCCTCGCGTCGGCGGCGGACGGTCTCGGGCGCGCGCCGTTCCCGGACAAGGACCGAGACTCCGTCCGCGGCGGCGGGCCCGCGTCCCCCGCGGACGGTCAGAGGGGCCTCCCGTCCCGCGACGGAGACCCCGCGGGTGACGGCGCGGAGCCGGCGACCGCGGCCTCCGGCGGACCTCTGTGCTGCACGTTGTGTCACGAGCGCCTGGAGGACACTCACTTCGTCCAGTGTCCGTCCGCCGCCCGCCACAAGTTCTGCTTCCCGTGCTCCCGGGACAGCATCAAGGCCCAGGGCGCCGCCGCGGAGGTGTACTGCCCCAGCGGGGACAAGTGCCCGCTGGTGGGCTCCGACGTGCCGTGGGCCTTCATGCAGGGCGAGATCGCCACCATCCTGGCGAGCGACGTGAAAGTCAAGAAGGAGAGGGACCCCTGAGGAAGCAACCATGAATTGCACTCAACGAAACACCGAGCCCTGCCGCCGATAGCGAAAACGCCGTCTTTGATTCGcgcccccccagcccccccaaaaaaggcttCTAATTGCCTACAGATGCCCCGAGATGGCGTTAAAGCAGTCCTTTTGAATTGGACGAGGATTTGACCTAAGCACAAAAATGGTGAATAACGGAGGATAGTTTCATCCGCAAATAAGAAAATAGGGTGAATGAAAAGTAATTCCCTATTTGAAaatccttatttatttattcgtatgttgtaatattttcctCAATTTCTTTTGTGCACGAGTGGCCAGCCAGAAGACTGCGCCTTTTTTCCGTGGGGTTGATGAAGGGAGCAAGCGCGTCCTACCGAACGGACGACGAATACGAGAATCGTTCCTCGTGAAATCCGTTGAGTTGAGAAAGTGCCGGCGCCCGTCTCCGATTTGAAATCAAACGCCGTGCAACACACTTTCATTTCTTGGAAGAATTATAGTTCGGTACTTCAAAATAGGCCGTTaattttcaatcaccctgtgtctataaaattagaaaataaaaaaaatattgaaaatatgcTATCGGCGGGGGATAAGGAACGAGATGGTCCCCAAAAAACCGACAACGGGAGGAATTGACGCGCCCGCCAAAATGTTCCCCACAACTTTCTCCGCCAGATTTTCCCACCAACTGTGATCTCAAAACGCTCCAATATCATTACAAACTCAACCTAAAACATTAGTCCTCAAACTCATTTGGCAGCAGTGCACGCGTGTCACCTTCGCAACCAAAACCCGTTGTTCGCTTTTTAACTCAATTGCCGGCGTTTTCTGCCGAGCGTCGCGGAATCTTGTGTTCGGCGACAACATCGGCAACAAACCTGCCGAAAGAGCAGTCGACTCGCTTCCTTCCCCAGAAAGAAAAGCTCGTTACGAGCTTTTTGCTTGCGTTCTTTCCAAATCGGCAGTACAGCGTTCGCCAAAAACACCGGTCGGCGACAAAAAAGCGGAGAAAACGGAACCGATCAAGCGGAACAGCGACTTTGACGCTGACATTCTTGGCTTTTATGACCCCTCGAactatacaacaacaaaaacaagaacggGAAAGGGCTCTTGATGACAAAACCATCCTTCATTTCCAGCTGAAACTAAGAAACGCGCCGTGAGCGCAGCCGACTCACCGCGTGGCTCGAGATGAACGTCGTTGGTTTTTGTACGTGGCGTTCGCCGTTCGCTCCGTGAACCGCCTCGtcttttctcacgatcgcgACGCCTGCTCCGCGTCTACGTGGCGGCATATCCGTTCTCCGGGGGACCGTCGGGCGCCTAAACTCGTCCGGCCCCCGACGTGTCGGCGTTTCTCGCCGAGCCGAAACTCGCCGCCGAATCTTCATGTTCCGCCGCAGAGCCGCGCCGATCTTCAATTCAAAGCGATGCGACGCCGCCGTCTACAGGCGCCCGTTGATCATTACAGTGGCTTACGAACCCGAATTTCAGAGACGAGccgggcgagaccctcttccacgcctacccGTCCGTCTGTCTGGATGCATTACTTTCGCATacctccttgacaccaattactactttcgtATTGCCCGGGGCTTGGGCGGCCTCTTGTGGCATTCTAGGGCATTGCAAAAAGACcaggaaaaacaaacagcagaATTTGTTCACCGTAGGGCCCGACCGATTAATCGGACCTCTTTTCAAATCGAAACTCATTGCAGCATAATACATAGATTGATGCaaataaacattgtaaaatATCGGCCTCAAAaatcaaattgttttctttttaacacaAGCACATTACAATATAAGACACAAGtaatgacatttaaacaaacaataatagcAAGCTTATGGCAAGTttcaggattattttttttttatatatatacatctataAAATACACAATCCACACATTCataggaccggggttcaaatccggccccgcccgtgtggagtttgcatgttttccccgcgcctgcgtggcttctctccccccccccccccccccccccccatcccaaaaacagtcGTGCAAggttgactctaaattgtgaatgcgagtgcggacggttgtttgtttctgtgcgccctgcgattggctggcgaccggtccggGGTCtggcccgcctctcgcccgaagatagccgggaaaGGCGCCGGCACGTCCGCGACCaccgtgaggagaagcgctacagaaagCGGATGCAGATTCATTATCGGTTTATCGgcattttattctgccaaaagTCGGAATCGGCCCGGAAAGGTCCGTATCGGTCGGGTCCGAGTTCGCTGCTCGCGATGGGGAAGAAAACGCAATAAGAAGATTTCATCTCTTCTGGAACAGAATGTCTTCACACGTGCACGAGCGTGGgagacattttgttgtttccaGGTGCTTGGCCTGCAGCTCCCAACATCACACAAACGtcccagaaaaacaacaacgacgacaacaacaactagTCTCCTTCCATGGATTGGACTTTTTGGTTGAGGTTTTTAGAACCTTTTTACGTCTTTTCTACGTGTCGATGTGTGATTGTGTTGTCGTGGTGACATGTTTTATACGTGCCTTGCAGCAAACGTGTCAATAAAGTCCACTTCCGCCAATCGTGTCACTTTTCCATGCTTTGATTGACGTTCGAGCGGGATTTCTCGGGGAGCGTTTCTCTCGTCTGCGCCGCTTTTCTCCTCTGTCGGCATCCCCTGCTGTTGTTGCCGTGGGAGACCGCAGCAGATGCGTCGCCTAGCGACAGAGCCCTTCAGCAGCCGGTGGGCCATTTTATCCGTACCCTCGCCCCCCCCGACGGCCCCTGCGGTA of the Phycodurus eques isolate BA_2022a chromosome 14, UOR_Pequ_1.1, whole genome shotgun sequence genome contains:
- the irf2bpl gene encoding probable E3 ubiquitin-protein ligase IRF2BPL encodes the protein MSSPAPLARRRSCYLCDLPRMSWAMIWDFSEPVCRGCVNYEGADRIEFAVETARRLRRTHGLRESKSGKEILSQHLADGPGKSQRPSSDRYSLLGADTRVRSDRGRLPNGLGSPNGFKPDDGPPELNRQSPNSRSRIHGGPASAPGLVNVPPDLLPQMPANGPSARDVAGGSAPQGSALGPVCPNEPSGKRERDRETKDKQRNAETLSELSESLRNRQEDWAGKPKMVRDTLATLSGCTPFEVRFKKDHGLVGRVFAFDGVPKSGVDYELKIFIEYPSGSGNVFSSASGVAKQMYHDCVKDLGRGPSSGFKYLEYEKKHGSGDWRPLGDLLPEPLRVFKDRVGGDMLPQPHVDGTHSLSPASPLPSARARAPCGSRKRKSSPEPDSAESGPKLTEERHRQWLADQAGALKLSCGGTRLAAAPGRSAPPESVESPAVALASAADGLGRAPFPDKDRDSVRGGGPASPADGQRGLPSRDGDPAGDGAEPATAASGGPLCCTLCHERLEDTHFVQCPSAARHKFCFPCSRDSIKAQGAAAEVYCPSGDKCPLVGSDVPWAFMQGEIATILASDVKVKKERDP